A stretch of Syntrophales bacterium DNA encodes these proteins:
- a CDS encoding sigma 54-interacting transcriptional regulator produces MKETVQTIHATFQYLPNKDKLLESVHRISSLLTSSSHIDNVLKRILDEVVDTMQFDRGIICLYDDTKENLITKVVKNYSPEEGRRAFSKQLNLQKHDCLETRVAKFGHCIILDDVETDPKVTEIDRKLTKFYKRGSTFCDALKVDSDVMGIIALWRVKRWKFSEKEVNILRTFVNQISLVLHTRMLFENNREKIRELLVLQKAVSELSSNYILDRMHEVLIGNALKISSADKALIYFLDLEKESCFINDGKKVYINEKSEYDEKIPQSIIKKAVDTNTIVVRRPSPDSTGGSIADLFDGYLSGIAFPIKIKDKFKGALYLGKKEGNYSRDQINVLDILVKNAAISYDNAIMHSKLSLEAKSLKTEVRKLKERENVLLGFQDILGKSKKMLRIFHVINEVAKHDTSILVQGESGTGKELIARAIHRHSGRSSKRFVDVNCAAIPGTLLESELFGYEAGAFTDARKKKVGLLEYASGGTLLLDEIGEMSYPVQAKLLRVLEEGHIRRLGGTETIPIDVRFIFSTNRDLAGMVSDGSFREDLFYRISIVPVIIPPLRERNRDVILLARYYIDQFNKKFNKRVIGFSREAERILTNYSWPGNVRELKNIVERIMILQDVGAVINEENLPAEIKAVTPRDLTVQVGESLPLPTHEGMDYKLTVDRLTGKIKETILLKALEISGGNKTGAAKILRISRYSLLRELKKIGEA; encoded by the coding sequence ATGAAAGAAACAGTACAGACAATACATGCCACTTTTCAATATTTGCCTAATAAAGATAAGCTCCTTGAAAGTGTTCATAGGATTAGCTCTCTTCTCACTTCGTCATCGCACATTGATAATGTGCTGAAAAGAATTTTAGACGAAGTTGTTGATACAATGCAATTTGATCGTGGCATAATCTGTCTTTACGATGATACGAAGGAAAATTTAATAACAAAAGTGGTGAAAAACTACAGCCCTGAAGAAGGAAGGAGAGCTTTTTCCAAACAGTTGAATCTGCAAAAACACGATTGCCTTGAAACAAGAGTGGCAAAATTTGGTCACTGTATTATTCTTGATGATGTTGAAACTGATCCCAAGGTGACTGAAATCGACCGAAAATTAACAAAATTCTACAAGAGAGGGTCGACCTTCTGCGATGCACTCAAGGTAGACTCTGATGTAATGGGCATCATTGCCTTGTGGCGCGTGAAAAGATGGAAATTTTCGGAGAAAGAGGTAAATATTCTTCGTACTTTTGTAAATCAGATAAGTCTGGTTCTACATACCAGGATGTTATTTGAGAATAACCGGGAAAAAATACGTGAACTACTGGTATTGCAGAAAGCTGTTTCAGAACTGAGTTCTAACTATATCTTAGACAGGATGCATGAGGTTCTTATTGGGAATGCGTTAAAAATAAGTAGTGCAGATAAAGCGCTTATATATTTTTTAGACCTGGAAAAGGAAAGCTGTTTTATAAACGATGGAAAGAAGGTTTATATAAACGAAAAGAGCGAATATGATGAAAAAATACCCCAAAGTATCATTAAGAAAGCTGTAGATACCAATACAATTGTCGTTCGGCGACCTTCACCGGATTCAACCGGTGGTAGTATCGCAGACTTGTTTGACGGATATCTTTCTGGCATAGCTTTTCCGATTAAAATAAAAGATAAATTTAAAGGAGCTTTATATCTGGGGAAAAAAGAGGGGAACTATTCGCGGGATCAGATAAACGTATTGGATATACTTGTTAAAAATGCCGCTATTTCCTACGATAACGCAATTATGCATTCGAAGCTCTCGCTTGAGGCCAAGTCACTTAAAACAGAGGTTAGAAAACTCAAGGAGAGAGAGAATGTGCTTTTAGGTTTCCAGGATATCCTTGGCAAATCAAAAAAGATGCTCCGTATCTTTCATGTAATCAATGAAGTGGCCAAACATGACACGAGCATATTAGTGCAGGGAGAAAGTGGCACCGGTAAGGAATTGATCGCCCGTGCAATTCACAGGCATAGTGGCAGGAGTTCCAAGCGCTTTGTTGATGTAAATTGTGCTGCTATACCTGGAACCCTGTTGGAGAGTGAGCTGTTTGGATATGAAGCCGGTGCTTTCACGGATGCCAGAAAGAAAAAAGTTGGACTTCTCGAATATGCAAGCGGTGGAACTTTATTGTTAGATGAAATAGGGGAAATGAGTTACCCAGTTCAGGCGAAGCTATTGAGGGTATTAGAAGAGGGACATATCCGGAGACTTGGTGGGACGGAAACCATTCCAATCGATGTTCGCTTTATTTTTTCGACGAACAGAGACCTTGCAGGCATGGTGTCTGATGGTTCTTTTCGAGAGGATCTTTTCTACAGGATAAGTATTGTTCCGGTAATTATACCCCCTCTGAGGGAAAGAAATCGCGATGTAATTCTTCTGGCACGATACTACATTGACCAGTTCAATAAAAAATTCAACAAAAGGGTGATAGGGTTTAGCAGAGAGGCTGAAAGGATTCTAACGAATTATTCCTGGCCGGGGAATGTGCGTGAACTGAAAAATATCGTTGAGCGCATCATGATACTTCAGGATGTGGGTGCAGTTATTAACGAGGAGAATCTTCCTGCCGAGATCAAAGCTGTTACACCACGGGATCTCACAGTGCAAGTTGGTGAATCTCTTCCCCTGCCTACCCATGAAGGTATGGACTACAAACTGACCGTTGACAGATTAACGGGCAAGATTAAAGAAACAATACTTTTAAAAGCTCTTGAAATAAGTGGAGGCAACAAAACGGGCGCTGCAAAAATTTTACGTATCTCACGTTATTCGCTTCTTCGTGAACTGAAAAAGATTGGTGAAGCGTAA
- a CDS encoding DUF1538 domain-containing protein: MASIQQSAVKITANQKIGLLVPYVKERITAQIQSLALIVIYLICFQTIVLNIAISEAAIVATGIAVVVLGLAFFMEGLFLGLMPLGEVIGIKLPQKTKLPIILTFAFILGLGATFAEPAIGILKTAGAYVKAWDAPLLFLVLNKHSNYLVYSVGVGVGIAVLFGMLRFLYGWSLKPFIYILVSILSAFSIWALFEPNMKFLTGLAWDCGAVTTGPVTVPLVLALGIGICRIVSSGTSEAAGFGVVTLASLFPIVAVLSLGALYLNHVPSPMEEAKFFAKGNQSKILNLFNDKNEMIGYALRNAQPNSQMALFDGNQEKMLEFIGRLKKDPILRKAVLEKGDIEHLKNWAVQKGTESQRLAIFSEPNALKEAVKNYSGVKNIKTSPVDVLLRNGKAAVQAIIPLAIFFFLVLFLVLREKLPRPDEIILGIILAVVGMGLFNVGIELGLSKLGNSVGTNIPCSFKKIPLINERQIIINFNRDIVQTAIKPDGKEETFFYANINDGYVPIPFDQSSYDPSSKQYIYTPTRGPLFGGENGMLGFLVVLLFAFIMGYGATLAEPALNALGLKVEEITVGTFKKSLLIQAVASGVGIGMLLGVVKIIWNVPLVYLLIPPYLLLLIITKISTEEFVNIAWDSAGVTTGPITVPLVLAIGLGIGNQVNVVEGFGILSLASVCPILAVLTVGLYVNKKRKAMRQESA; the protein is encoded by the coding sequence ATGGCTTCTATACAGCAATCAGCAGTAAAAATCACCGCTAACCAAAAAATTGGATTATTAGTTCCTTATGTAAAAGAGCGAATAACGGCGCAGATTCAATCCTTAGCGCTTATAGTTATTTACTTAATATGTTTTCAAACTATTGTTTTAAACATTGCCATTAGTGAAGCTGCGATCGTTGCAACAGGAATTGCTGTGGTAGTTCTTGGCCTGGCCTTTTTTATGGAAGGGCTCTTCTTAGGTTTAATGCCTTTAGGCGAGGTTATTGGGATTAAACTGCCACAAAAGACCAAACTGCCTATCATATTAACCTTTGCTTTTATTTTGGGCTTAGGTGCAACTTTTGCCGAACCCGCTATCGGTATATTAAAGACTGCCGGCGCATATGTAAAGGCCTGGGATGCACCCTTACTCTTTCTGGTTTTAAATAAACATTCCAATTATCTTGTGTATTCAGTAGGCGTGGGTGTCGGCATCGCTGTGTTGTTCGGTATGCTCAGATTTCTGTATGGGTGGTCATTAAAACCTTTTATTTATATTTTGGTCAGCATTCTTTCGGCTTTTTCTATCTGGGCACTTTTTGAGCCCAATATGAAATTCTTAACAGGCCTGGCGTGGGATTGCGGCGCTGTCACTACAGGGCCCGTAACAGTTCCCTTGGTCCTGGCGCTGGGCATCGGAATCTGTAGAATTGTAAGCAGTGGAACTTCGGAGGCTGCTGGTTTTGGCGTAGTGACGCTTGCATCGTTATTCCCAATCGTAGCAGTACTGTCTTTAGGTGCTCTTTATCTCAACCATGTCCCTTCGCCCATGGAAGAAGCCAAATTCTTTGCTAAAGGAAATCAATCTAAGATATTGAATTTGTTTAATGATAAAAATGAGATGATTGGATATGCATTGCGAAACGCCCAACCAAACAGTCAAATGGCTCTTTTTGACGGCAACCAGGAAAAAATGCTCGAATTTATTGGCAGGCTAAAAAAAGATCCGATTTTAAGAAAAGCTGTTCTTGAAAAAGGAGATATTGAACATTTGAAAAATTGGGCTGTTCAAAAAGGTACAGAATCACAAAGGCTCGCTATTTTTTCAGAACCCAACGCCCTTAAAGAGGCAGTAAAGAACTATTCCGGTGTTAAGAATATAAAAACCAGTCCGGTTGATGTTTTGTTGCGTAATGGCAAGGCTGCTGTTCAAGCAATCATACCGCTTGCCATATTCTTTTTTCTGGTCTTATTCTTGGTTTTGCGTGAAAAGCTCCCAAGACCAGATGAAATTATACTGGGAATTATTCTGGCTGTTGTTGGCATGGGCCTGTTTAATGTTGGAATTGAACTCGGATTATCAAAGCTCGGCAATAGCGTAGGTACCAATATCCCTTGTTCATTTAAAAAGATTCCTTTGATTAATGAAAGGCAAATCATTATCAATTTTAATAGGGATATTGTTCAGACCGCCATAAAGCCGGATGGCAAAGAAGAAACCTTTTTCTATGCTAATATTAACGATGGGTATGTGCCTATTCCCTTTGATCAGAGTTCTTACGATCCTTCAAGCAAGCAATACATCTATACGCCTACAAGAGGACCTCTATTTGGGGGGGAGAATGGAATGTTGGGTTTTTTGGTGGTATTATTATTTGCTTTTATCATGGGTTATGGTGCGACCTTAGCTGAACCCGCATTAAATGCGCTGGGCTTAAAAGTAGAGGAAATAACCGTAGGAACATTTAAAAAATCCCTTTTAATCCAGGCTGTGGCTTCCGGCGTGGGCATTGGTATGCTTCTCGGTGTGGTAAAAATAATCTGGAATGTACCTTTGGTATATCTGCTAATCCCCCCATATCTTTTACTCCTGATTATTACGAAAATATCCACTGAGGAATTTGTGAATATAGCATGGGATAGTGCAGGGGTTACAACGGGACCGATCACTGTACCTTTAGTGCTTGCCATCGGATTGGGGATAGGTAACCAGGTGAATGTGGTAGAGGGTTTTGGTATATTATCCTTGGCATCGGTTTGCCCAATACTGGCAGTGTTGACAGTTGGACTCTACGTAAACAAGAAAAGAAAGGCTATGCGACAGGAAAGTGCCTAA
- a CDS encoding nucleotidyltransferase domain-containing protein: MRCTRKPPVPMEFEFLLRETVDDKELRVEIDELLKRKRSGKELDYAPRIPVISEFIEAAPRF, encoded by the coding sequence ATTAGATGTACCCGAAAGCCCCCTGTGCCGATGGAGTTTGAGTTTCTGCTAAGAGAAACGGTTGATGACAAAGAACTACGAGTTGAAATAGATGAATTGCTTAAAAGAAAAAGATCAGGTAAAGAACTTGATTATGCTCCAAGAATACCGGTTATCAGTGAATTCATTGAAGCTGCCCCCCGTTTCTGA